From the genome of Eublepharis macularius isolate TG4126 chromosome 12, MPM_Emac_v1.0, whole genome shotgun sequence, one region includes:
- the ZC3H7A gene encoding zinc finger CCCH domain-containing protein 7A: MSNVSVDRSIRQQDIKKGLQFIQSTLPYPGTQEQYEVFIRELVKNLFNEGNDAYREGDWEGSLNHYSEALNIADYANTEGIHISDEIVERMHVNRIACYSKKGLHDKILEDCGIVLKLNENNFRALYRKSKALKELGRYKEAYDAVAKCSLAVPQDESVIKLTQELAQKLGLKIRKAYIRAKPPSNPVSGELSSKSSNSSVEDIESDFSSWKEQTLSSPSSSFTTEVSSDLAPLPVASLVAPPAEKSSLPRASLTNGGTVFTMPDSCLDCGDGDIIIGDELDELLDSVSDPGESVLPSTVVRGAVPVATIAPSIPFSTPLLGTLPVGAGFVPAAAFSEMYSQPLVSSLDNFRSLSTFSISDSKRDLPNSTCRDSTSALNSNSPLLRMNGPTSLFGSENYIGISGPARNDYSSVFSSGPVNVPVSASSLVARNPLEGTHELRQACQLCFVKTGPKLLDYTYHPNLEHKCKKDILIGRIKNSEDKSWKKIRPRPTKTQYVGPYYICKDVAAEEECRYPGHCTFAYCQEEIDVWTLERKGAFSREALFGGSGKINLTVSRLLQEHHGLFMFLCEKCFEHKPRIISKRNKDNSASCSHPAMHDFEDNKCLVHILRETTVKYSKIRPFHIQCQLDLCRHEVRYGCSRDDECFYAHSLVELKVWIMQNETGISHEAIVQESKKYWQNMESNALGAQIISNQAKHGSLNLKMKFVCAQCWRNGQVSEPDKNKKYCSAKARHPWTKDRRVVLVMSNERKKWMTIRPLPTKKQVPLQFDLCNHIASGKKCQYVGNCSFAHSPEEREMWTYMKETGIQDMEQLYEMWLKSQKPEKGEDLTAQANKENGKQIHMPTDYAEVTVDFHCWMCGKNCNSEKQWQGHISSEKHKEKVFHTEDDQNCWQHRFPTGYFSLCDSYMSGTCVEGNNCKFAHGPAELCEWEERRHVLRMKLSKARKDHLIAPNDNDFGKYSFLFKDLN; the protein is encoded by the exons ATGTCCAATGTTTCCGTGGATAGAAGCATCAGACAGCAAGATATTAAAAAAGGGCTGCAGTTTATACA ATCTACATTGCCCTACCCAGGGACACAAGAGCAATATGAG GTATTCATTCGAGAACTTGTTAAAAATCTGTTTAATGAAGGGAACGATGCATACCGTGAAGGTGACTGGGAAGGATCACTGAATCACTACTCAGAAGCTTTAAACATAGCAGATTATGCCAATACAGAAGGAATCCACATTTCTGATGAAATAGTAGAAAGAATGCACGTGAACCGTATAGCATGTTATTCTAAGAAG GGCTTGCATGATAAAATTCTAGAAGATTGCGGGATTGTTTTAAAACTGAACGAAAACAATTTCCGAGCACTCTACCGGAAATCCAAAGCATTGAAAGAGCTGGGGAGATACAAGGAGGCTTATGATGCTGTAGCAAAATGTTCCCTTGCAGTACCACAA gaTGAAAGTGTAATAAAATTAACTCAAGAACTTGCTCAGAAGCTAGGATTAAAAATAAGAAAAGCTTACATTCGGGCAAAA CCTCCCTCCAACCCTGTTTCTGGAGAATTGTCAAGTAAG AGTTCAAATTCCTCTGTAGAAGATATTGAATCAG ATTTTTCCAGTTGGAAAGAACAGACTCTTTCATCCCCATCTTCCAGTTTTACGACTGAAGTGTCAAGTGACCTGGCACCATTACCAGTTGCGTCTCTGGTAGCGCCCCCAGCAGAGAAGAGTTCTCTCCCTCGTGCCTCACTGACAAATGGAGGCACTGTTTTTACTATGCCTGACAGCTGCTTAGACTGTGGCGATGGAGATATTATTATTGGTGATGAACTGGATGAGTTGCTTGACTCTGTATCTGACCCTGGTGAAAGTGTCCTG CCAAGCACTGTTGTCAGAGGAGCTGTTCCCGTGGCCACCATCGCCCCCAGCATCCCTTTCTCTACCCCTTTGCTTGGGACTTTGCCGGTTGGGGCTGGCTTTGttcctgctgctgccttctcTGAAATGTATTCCCAGCCCTTGGTTTCCTCCCTGGACAACTTTCGTTCTTTAAGTACTTTTTCAATCAGTGATTCTAAAAGAG ATTTACCCAACTCTACTTGTAGAGATAGCACATCAGCATTAAACAGCAATTCTCCTCTTTTACGT ATGAATGGGCCAACTAGTTTGTTTGGGTCTGAGAACTACATTGGGATTTCCGGTCCGGCTCGGAATGACTACTCAAGTGTATTTAGCAGTGGCCCTGTTAACGTGCCCGTGTCTGCATCCTCCTTAGTTGCAAGGAATCCCCTGGAAGGCACACACGAGCTCAGGCAGGCCTGCCAGTTGTGCTTTGTCAAAACGG GCCCTAAATTACTAGATTATACGTACCATCCCAATCTAGAGCACAAATGCAAGAAGGACATCCTTATTGGTAGAATAAAGAACTCTGAAGATAAATCCTGGAAAAAAATAAGACCAAGGCCTACAAAGACACAGTATGTCGGCCCCTATTATATCTGTAAAG ATGTTGCTGCTGAAGAGGAGTGTAGATATCCTGGCCACTGCACCTTTGCATATTGCCAAGAGGAGATAGATGTGTGGACTTTGGAGCGCAAAGGGGCCTTCAGTCGCGAGGCTCTCTTCGGCGGCAGTGGGAAGATCAACTTGACTGTGTCCCGCCTCCTTCAGGAGCATCATGGATTATTCATGTTTCTTTGTGAG AAATGTTTTGAACATAAACCTAGGATAATCAGCAAAAGGAATAAAGATAACTCTGCTTCTTGTTCACATCCTGCTATGCATGACTTCGAAGATAACAA GTGCCTTGTCCACATTTTGCGAGAAACTACAGTAAAGTACTCCAAGATACGACCTTTTCACATTCAGTGTCAGCTAGACCTGTGCAGGCATGAAGTTCGGTATGGTTGTTCACGAGACGATGAATGTTTCTATGCTCACAGTCTTGTAGAGCTCAAAGTGTGGATAATGCAGAATGAGACAG GTATTTCTCATGAGGCTATTGTGCAAGAATCAAAAAAATATTGGCAGAATATGGAGTCTAACGCACTTGGCGCCCAG ATTATCAGCAACCAAGCGAAGCATGGCTCCCTTAATTTGAAAATGAAGTTTGTGTGTGCCCAGTGCTGGAGAAATGGGCAAGTTAGCGAGCCAGACAAGAACAAGAAATACTGTAGCGCGAAAGCAAGGCATCC GTGGACCAAAGATCGCCGGGTGGTGCTAGTGATGTCAAATGAGCGCAAGAAGTGGATGACGATTCGCCCCCTTCCCACAAAGAAGCAAGTGCCTTTGCAGTTTGAT CTGTGCAATCATATTGCATCGGGCAAGAAATGTCAGTATGTCGGGAACTGCTCCTTTGCTCACAGTCCCGAAGAAAGAGAAATGTGGACCTATATGAAGGAAACTGGTA TTCAAGATATGGAGCAGCTGTATGAAATGTGGCTAAAGAGCCAAAAGCCAGAAAAGGGGGAGGATCTGACTGCTCAAGCAAACAAGGAAAATGGGAAGCAAATTCACATGCCAACTGATTATGCTGAAGTTACG GTGGATTTCCACTGCTGGATGTGTGGGAAGAACTGTAACAGCGAGAAACAGTGGCAGGGCCACATCTCCTCCGAAAAGCATAAGGAGAAAGTATTCCATACAGAGGATGACCAAAACTGCTGGCAACATCGCTTTCCTACAGGCTATTTCAGTCTTTGTGATAG CTATATGTCTGGCACTTGTGTGGAGGGAAACAATTGTAAATTTGCCCATGGGCCTGCAGAGCTCTGTGAATGGGAAGAGCGGAGGCACGTTCTAAGAATGAAGCTCAGCAAAGCCAGAAAAGACCACTTGATTGCTCCGAATGATAATGACTTTGGAAAATATAGTTTTTTGTTTAAAGATTTAAACTAA